CAGGACAATTTGCTAGTGTGAATTTATTAAGTATGGGGGCTTCTGTTTATGAAATTGCAATGACAACCTTCATTATAAATTCCAGATATGCATTAATGTCATTATCTTTAGCACAAAGAATACACCCTTCTGTATCTCGTAAAATAAGAAGCCTATTAGCTATTGGAATTACAGATGAGGTGTTTACCGTAGCAGCGGTTCAAAAAGAAAAAACCTTAAATACAAGCTTTCTCTTTGGTTTAGAGTTAGTTTCATTATCAGGTTGGGTTTTAGGAACTACCATGGGAGTTTTTTTATCAGGATATTTTCCACTGGATCTACGAAATGCTATGGGAATAGCTTTGTATGCAATGTTTATTGCTATTTTAGTTCCAGCTACAAAAAGTTCAAGACCAGTACTTATTATTTGTGCTATCTCAATTGCTATTACATCCATTATTACCTGGATTCCTATTTTTAGCTTTATTTCAGCAGGTTTTAAAATTATCATTGCAACCATTATTGCGGCTACCATTGGAGCAATATATTTCCCTAAGGAAGTGAATGAATATGAATAAAGTAGTCCTCACAATTATTTTCATGACTGTTGTTACTTATATACCAAGATTTATTCCTATTACTTTTTGTCGTGGTCAGCTTAATTCAAAATTTTTAAATTCCTTTTTATATTACGTTCCTTATGCTGTATTAGGTGCTTTGATATTTCCAGATATTTTAAACTCTACCCCACATACTATATCTGCAGTTATTGGGGGAATTAGTGCAATTATTCTTGCTTTTATGAATAAAGGTTTAATGACGGTAGTAATTGGGGCAATTGCTGTTGTTTATATTTGTGAAAAATTAATCTAGAAATACTTAATACAAAAGGATGGCACTGAAAACCTTATGATTCTCAGTGCCTTCTTATTAAAATGAATCTTTTATTTTTTTGTATTTTTATAATTATTAATTGCATCATGTAGCGCATTAGTAGCTAAAACTGC
Above is a window of Desulfonispora thiosulfatigenes DSM 11270 DNA encoding:
- a CDS encoding AzlC family ABC transporter permease; translated protein: MNEQQSQNDFKSGAKKGIPIALGYLPIGFTFGLIATSSGIADFLVILISLTNFSATGQFASVNLLSMGASVYEIAMTTFIINSRYALMSLSLAQRIHPSVSRKIRSLLAIGITDEVFTVAAVQKEKTLNTSFLFGLELVSLSGWVLGTTMGVFLSGYFPLDLRNAMGIALYAMFIAILVPATKSSRPVLIICAISIAITSIITWIPIFSFISAGFKIIIATIIAATIGAIYFPKEVNEYE
- a CDS encoding AzlD domain-containing protein, whose product is MNKVVLTIIFMTVVTYIPRFIPITFCRGQLNSKFLNSFLYYVPYAVLGALIFPDILNSTPHTISAVIGGISAIILAFMNKGLMTVVIGAIAVVYICEKLI